ACGTAGGCGTCGCCCATGTAGCCCCCGGGGCTGAGCACGTGCGCGTGGCCGCCCACGACGGCGTCGGCGCCGGCGTCGATGAGCTGCCGGGCGAGGTCGGGGGCGTGCGGGAGCGGGCAGTGGTCGCCCTCCAGTCCCCAGTGCAGGTAGACGATGACGCTGTCGGCCTGCTCCTCGGCCTCGGACACCGCCCGCAGCATGCGGTCCAGCATCTCGCCCTTGGTCGAGGCCATGCCCGGCTTGTCCTCGCCCGCGGTCCACTCGGCGATGAGGTGGTCGTCCAAGACGTCGGTGGCGCCGAGGATCGCGACCTCGTTGCCGTTGGCCTCGACGATGTGCGGGGCATAGGCCTCGTCGGCGTCGCGCCCGGCGCCCACCAGCGGGAAGCCGGCCTCTTCGGCGTTGTCGAGGGTGTCGGCCAGACCGTCCCGGCCGAAGTCCATGCCGTGGTTGTTGGCGACCGTGGCGACGTCGACCCCCGCCGACCGCAGCGCCTGGAGCGCAGTCGGGGGCGCGCGGAAGACGAACTGCTTGCCCGGCGCCTGGGTGCCGCCCTCGGTGACGGCGGTCTCCAGGTTCACCATCGCGATGTCGGCCTCGCCGAGGACCGAGGAGACCGGGCCGAGCGCGGTCTCGGGGTCGGAGTCCAGCCGCGAGCGCAGGACCGTCTCGAAGTGCACGTCTCCGCCGAAGGCGATCGTGAACGGCTCCGCGGGCGCCTCACTCGGCGTGGCCGGTCCCTCGTCGGCCGGCGTGGCGTCCGCGTTGGGCTCCAGGTCGGAGGAGGAGTCGGTGGGGGCTGTGCCGCACGCCGTGGCCAAGGCCGCGATGGCGAACAGCGCGCCGAGCCGGCGCGCACCATCGGTGCGGGGGGACGAGGAGAGCACGGGGGACTCCAGGGGTGCGGGAACAAAAGGGGTGGTCCTGCACATCTGGGACGTCGGGTCCCGATCCCCCGTTTGCGGTTTTGCGCCCAATGAGTCCCATTCGTTACGGGAGCCCGGCCCCGTCCGCCCGGGCGCGCCGAGTCGCCCGGGCCGGGCCGCGGGGACGGGCGGCGCCCGTCGGGCCGGAGAGCAGCAGGCGCGCCATCCGCCGGACACTTAACTTGACTTCATCGTTTTCTTGAATAGTTCAAGTTAGTGTCCTATGCTGCTGATCATGGACGACGCCGCACACCTTCGCGAAGTCGGGCTGCGGGTCACCGCTGCGCGGCTGGCGATCCTCGAGTCCGTCCGGGTGGGCGACCACCTGGACGCCGAGCACGTCGCGCGCTCCGTCCGGACCAAGGTCGGGCACGTGTCGACCCAGGCGGTCTACGACGGTCTGCACGCGCTGGCGGGAGCCGGACTGATCCGCCGCATCGAGCCCGCCGGTTCGCCGGCGCGCTATGAGGCCCGCGTCGGAGACAACCACCACCACCTGGTCTGTCGCACCTGCGGCAAGGTGACCGACGTCGACTGCGTGGTCGGCCGGGCCCCGTGCCTGGAGCCGTCGCGCACGCACGGCTACACCGTCGACGAGGCCGAAGTGGTGTTCTGGGGCGTCTGTCCGAGTTGCCAGAAGAAGTAGAGCGAGGACCGGTCATGCCGGGGGTCCCGCGTGTCCGGGAGGCGGGCGCGCCCCGGTCCTCCCGCCCCCGCGCCCGGATGTCCACCGGTCGGACCGCTGCGCGGCCGCCGCGGCCGACCGCCCTCCCAATTCCTCATCCCGAAAGGTGCGAGCAGAGTGAGTGAACGGGTTCCCTACAGCACGGACGACGCCGGCATCCCGGCTCCGAGCGACGGTTTCTCCCAGTCGGTCGGCCCGAACGGTCCGCTGCTGCTGCAGGACCACTTCCTGATCCAGAAGATGGCCCACTTCAACCGCGAGCGCGTGCCCGAGCGCGTGGTGCACGCCAAGGGCGGTGGCGCCTTCGGTGAGATGGAGATCACCGAGGACGTCAGCCAGTACACCAAGGCGGATCTGTTCCAGAAGGGCAAGAAGACCCCTCTGCTGCTCCGCTTCTCGACCGTCGCCGGCGAGCTGGGCAGCGCCGACAGCGCCCGCGACCCGCGCGGTTTCGCCCTGAAGTTCTACACCGAGCAGGGCAACTACGACCTCGTCGGCAACAACACGCCGATCTTCTTCATCCGGGACCCCTCGAAGTTCTCCGACTTCATCCACTCCCAGAAGCGTCGCGCCGACAACCAGCTGCGCGACAACAACATGCAGTGGGACTTCTGGACCCTGAACCCCGAGTCGGCCCACCAGGTCTCGTTCCTGATGACCGACCGCGGCACCCCCAGGACCTGGCGGCACCAGCACGGCTTCGGCAGCCACACCTTCCTCTGGTACAACGCCAACGGCGAGAAGTTCTGGGTGAAGTACCACTTCAAGACCGAGCAGGGCATCGAGAACCTCACCGCGGGCGAGGCCAAGGCGCTGGAGGCCGAGGACCCCGACGTCCACCGCCGCGACCTGTGGAACTCCATCAAGAACGGCGACTTCCCGTCCTGGACCGTCAACATCCAGGTCATGCCGTTCGAGGACGCCGCCGACTACCGGTTCAACCCGTTCGACCTCACCAAGGTGTGGCCGCACGAGGACTACCCGGAGATCACCATCGGCCGGTTCACGCTGAACCGCAATCCGGAGAACTACTTCGCCGAGATCGAGCAGGCGGCGTTCGAGCCCTCGAACCTGGTGCCGGGCATCGCCATGAGCCCGGACAAGATGCTGCAGGGCCGGCTGTTCTCCTACCCCGACACCCACCGCTACCGCATCGGCGCCAACTACCTGCAGCTGCCGGTGAACCGCCCGAAGTCGCCGGTCAACAGCTACAACCGCGACGGCGCGATGGCGTTCTACAACGGCGGCGACCCGGTGTACGCGCCGAACACCGCGGGCGGCCCGGTCGCCGACCCCGAGCTGTTCAAGGGGGAGGGCTACCACGTCGCCGGTGAGATGGTGCGCTCCGCCTACCAGCTCCACAAGGAGGACGACGACTTCGGCCAGCCGCGTGCGCTGTGGGAGAAGGTCCTCTCCGACTCCGAGCGCGCCAACATGGTGGACAACATCGTCGGCCACGCCTCGGCCCCCGAGGTCACCGACGACATGAAGAAGCGCGTCGTCGAGTACTGGACCAACGTCCACCCCGACCTCGGCGGCGGCGTCGCCAAGGGCCTGGGCGTCCAGAGCTAGTCCCGGCCGCGCGTCCGGCCGACCGGCCGGACCGGTGGCGAGCCCCGGTCGGGGGATCCTCGGATCCCCCGACCGGGGCTTTCGTGCGTTCGGAACCGGCTCGGGGCCATCTTGGGTGATATGTCCTTTATGGGCGACTTGGGTCATAGGCCCTTTATGTTGGCCTTATGGCAGTACTGAATGGCCGTCCGGCCGGATGGTTGCACAAAGTAGCGATTTACGACGTGCGCTTTAGGTTCAGTCCGAATTTACGAAGATGCCTAGTAGAGTTCCTACCGTTCGACCGGGGTGAGGAGCGGTACCCTCGGTTGTGCCTGTTGGGGGTATAGGAAGGGGCGTCCGACCGTCGTAATCGGCGGCTTCCCCGATTTTGCGGGAATTACATCCAAAATTGCCTCCCGTGGCCGAAAGACTGCTAACGTAGCGGTCTGTCAGCAAGTCGAAGCACTCTGTCGCTTGCGCTCCGGGTGGCCTGTGCCGTGAATCGGCTCGGCCCCCTCCTGCCGTTGACGCAAGGCGGAAATCCCCCGGCGTCTCATATTCGGGCCCGCGGTTCACTGACCCCGCTCTTAGTGACGCTAAGGCCTCAAACGGTTACCTTTGGTAACGCAGTCAGCGAAAGGTCCTGCCTGAACATGCGTAAGAAGCTCTACACCTCCGCTTCCGTCGCCCTGCTCTCCACGGGGCTGGTCGGCGGCTTCGCCCCCTACGCCTTCGCCGACCAGGAGACGGACGGTTCCGGTGGCGTGGCCAGCGGCAACCAGGTCAACGTCCCGGTCGACATCGAGGCCGAGCTGTGCGGCAACTCCCTGGCCGTCCTGGGCATCTCCAAGGCCGAGTGCACCGAGATCTCGAAGGTCCTCTACGCCTCCAGCGATGAGGGGCGCAGCAGCCAGGAGACCGACGGTTCCGGTGGCGTGGCCAGCGGCAACCAGATCAACATCCCCGTTGACGCCGCGGTGGACGTCTGCGGCAACTCCGCGGCCGTCGGCGGCATCTCCAAGGCCGAGTGCACCGAGATCGTCAAGAAGGTGGCCGACTCGGAGGAGAACAGCCAGGAGACCGACGGTTCCGGTGGCGTGGCCAGCGGCAACCAGATCAACATCCCCGTTGACGTCGCGGTGGACGTCTGCGGCAACTCCATCGCCGTGCTCGGCGTCTCCAAGGCCGAGTGCACGACGGTCGTCAACGCCGTCAGGGACTCCTCCGGCAACGGGGACGGCGACGGGGCCGAGCAGGAGACGGACGGTTCCGGTGGCGTGGCCAGCGGCAACCAGGTCAACATCCCGGTCGACGCCGCGGTGGACGTCTGCGGCAACGCCGTTTCGGTGCTCGGCGTGGCCGAGGCCGAGTGCATGCAGCAGATCTCCGAGGAGGACAGCGGGGACGGCGACGACGGCAAGGACGAGGACGAGGGCGACAAGGACGAGGACGAGAACGGCGGCAAGGACGAGGACGAGGGCGGCAAGGACGAGGACGAGAACGGCGGCAAGGACGAGGACGAGGGCAACGGCGGCGACTCCGGCGACGACCAGGGCTCCGAGGACACCCCTCCGGCCGCCGATGACTCCAAGCCCGCCGGCGGCCTGCCCGTGACTGGCGCGGCGCTGGGCGGCCTCGTCGCCGCGGCCGTCGCCGCCCTGGGTGGTGGCGGTGCCGCCATGTACTTCTCCCGCAAGAAGAAGGCCGCGGCCGCCGCCGAGTCCGCCGAGTCCGTCGAGGACTGATCCGGCCCGCGTACGCGTGACGATCGACGTCGGCCCCCGGCAGCGCGCCGGGGGCCGACCGCGTTCTCCGGGCCGGGACCGCGGGGTCCACGGGGCCGGCCCGGGGCGTCGGCCCGGGGCGATGACGAGTGGGCGCGACCATCTCGTAGCCTCGAAGATGTGCTTCGGGTCCTGTTCTCACCTCGGATGCTGGCGTTCCACGCGCTGGTGGTCCTGGTCGTGCCCTCCTTCATCGCGCTGGGCTTCTGGCAGTACGGGAGATGGGAGGACAAGGCCGCCGCGGTGGCGCTGCAGGAGGCCAACCTCAGCAGCGACGCGGTGCCCGTCCAGGAGCTGACCTCGGTGGGCGGCGACGTGGACAGCGAGGACCGCTGGAGGACGGTCACCGCCACCGGCACCTACGACAGCGAGCACGAGCTGCTGGTCCGCAACCGGGACGGCTCGAGGGGCGTGGGCCTCTACGTGATCACCCCGCTGGTGACCGGCGACGGCACGGCCGTGCTGGTCAACCGGGGCTGGGTGGAGCAGCCGCCGACCTCGACCCAGCAGCCGGAGGTTCCGCCCGCACCCGCTGGCGAGGCCGCGGTGACCGGCCGGCTCCAGTACAGCGAGACCCCTGAGAACACCGGGATCCGCGAACGCGACGGCCTGCCCGAAGGGCAGATCATGATCATCGACGTCGACGAGATCGCGGCGGGCCTGCCCTATCCGGTCCACGGCGGCTTCGTCGAGTTGACCGAGCAGGACCCGCCCACCGACCCCGCGCCCGAGGCGGTTCCCGCCCCCGAGACCGACACCGGGATGAACCTCTCCTACGCCGTGCAGTGGTGGGTGTTCACGGTCATCGCGATCGTCGGCTGGTTCTTCCTGATCCGCCGCGAGCTCCGGGACGCCGCCCAGGGCGGTCGGCCGGACGGTGGCGGACCGGGCGGCGACGGCTCGGGCGGCGGGGACTCCGCCCCTTCCGGCCCGGATCCCCGGCCCGAAGCGCGCGTCTGACCGATGTCCGACGGTCGCGTTCGCACAGGGGGCCGGCTGCCGCGGTGCGCAAGCCGCCGGCGGCACAGCGGTCCGGACCTTGAAAGTCCCGCATCGCCCCGCGAACACAGCGGTCGAAGCTCGATGAGCACTCCAGCGGTGCCAGGATGGGCCCCATGACCGACGACCTGATGCACGCCGACGTCGCGCAGATCGCGCGGCGGCCGGCCGGGGCCGAGGAGAGCGCGCGGGCCAGCCGGGTCTGGTGGGAGCGCGAGGCAGACGACTACCAGGCCGAACACGGCGGGTTCCTGGGCGACACCGGATTCGTGTGGGGGCCCGAGGGGCTGGACGAGGCGGCGGCGCACCTACTCGGCGACCCGGCGGAGCTGGTCGGCGCGCGGGTCCTCGAGGTGGGCTGCGGCGCCGGACAGTGCGGCCGCTGGCTGCGGGCCCGGGGCGTGGCGGAGGTCGTGGGGATCGACGTCTCGGCGCGCCAGCTCCAGCACTCGCTGCGGATCGACGACGCGACCGGGCGGGCGCTGGCCGTGGCCCAGGCCGACGCCCAGCGTCTGCCCTTCGCCGACGGCTCCTTCGACCTGGTCTGCTCCGCCTACGGCGCGTTCCCGTTCGTGCCCGACGCCCCCGCCGCGCTGCGCGAGGCGGCGCGGGTGCTGCGCCCGGGCGGCCGGCTGGTGTTCTCGGTGACCCACCCGATCCGCTGGTGCTTCCCCGACGACCCGACCGAGGGCGGCCTCACCGCGCGCGACTCCTACTTCGACCGCCGGGCCTACGTGGAGGAGGACGCCCGGGGGCGGGCCGTCTACGTGGAGCACCACCACACGATCGGCGACTGGGTGGCCGCGATCGTCGGCGCGGGGCTGCGCCTGACCGGCCTGGTGGAGCCGGAGTGGCCCGAGGACAACGAGCAGGTGTGGGGCGGCTGGAGCCCGCTGCGGGGCCGGATCCTCCCGGGAACCGCGGTCTTCCTGAGCGAGAGGAACGAGGGGGCCGCGGCGTGAAGCTCAAGCTCGACCTGCACGACGTCTACAACCGCGGTACCGACATCGACCGCGCGCTGCGCGACATCATGGACGAGGCCGTCCGGACCAAGGCCAAGACCGTCGAGATCATCCCCGGCAAGGGCTCCGGCCAGTTGAAGAAGCGGGTGCTGCGTTTCCTGGAGCAGAAGGAGGTCAAGCGCCTCTACCACCGCGTGGAGAAGGACTCCAAGAACTTCGGCAGGCTGTTCGTGCACTTCAAACACTGACCCGGGCGGTGCCAGGCGAGGAGGCCAACCATGTCACCCGAGGACGGCGGGCAGGAGCGCGTCACGGCCGCTGTTCCGGGCGAGCTCGCCGAGGCCGGTGCGGAACTCATCGATCACGAGGACGGGCGCATCGCTTGGGAACGCCTGAACGAGATCCGCGCCGGGCTTGTCCGAACTGTTCCGGTCGCGGAGGTCGCCAGGGACTTGGGGCTGTGACCGGCGGCCGAGGTCCTGATGTGCGGCTTGTCGGCCGCCGGGCGACGCAGAAGAGGCGAGCCGGAATAATGCTCTCGCGGATCCGGACCCTCCTGCGCTCTGAGTGGTCACTTTCCGTAGTGGTACCGGCAGGCCGCGACGCGGATCTCGTCTTCGGCAACCTTGTAGACCAGACGGTGCTCGTCGGTGATCCGGCGGGACCAATAGCCCTGAAAACCATGCCTGAGGGGCTCCGGCTTCCCGATCCCCTCATTGCCGTTGCGGGTGATGTCTTTGATCAAGGTGTTGATGCGCTTGAGGATCTTCCGGTCTTGACCCTGCCACCAGACATAGTCCTCCCAGGCGCTCTCCGCCCAGACGAGCTTCATTCGGTCAGATTCCGTTCGATTCCGCGGTCGGCCTCCAGTTCCTCGATCGCCGTGACCAGGCGCCGAGCGTTCTCCGGGCTTCGAAGGAGGTAGGCGGTCTCTCGCAGGGACTCGTACTCCGAGAGGGCGATCATCACCACGGGCTCCCGGCCCGACCGAGTGATGACGACCTCCTCGTGGTCGTCCACCACGGTGTCGAGGGTCGCCGCGTAGTTGGCGCGTGATTCGGAGTAGGTCATCGTCTTCATACGTCCTCCCTCCTGTGGATTCACGTTAATCCCGTACGTACTTGATTGTACAAGATTTTGTACGTACAGAGTGTGACCTTAGAGAGTGGCCGACCATTCCTCCGGCTTGCGCAGGTGGTGGATCCAGGCCGGGGGGATGTTGGGGAGGATGCGCTCGGTGCCGACGCCGTAGCGGTTCACCCACTCGTCGACGACCCAACTCGACCGCGCCTGGCGCAGGTAGTCCTCGCGCGGGGCGATGACCGCCTTGACCTGCTTGGTGTAGAGGTAGCCGAAGAAGGACAGGTGGCCGCCCGGGCGCAGCACCGTGAAGTAGTACTCCATGATCGCCCGGACCTCGTCTGCGGTGAAGTTGGCGAACGGCAGCCCGGAGATGATGACGTCGTAGCGCCGGTCGGTGCCCAGGTCGGTGACCAGCGCCTCGTGCACCGTCGTGCGGTCGGCGACCCCCGACAGATCCGGGTCGGTCTTGAGCAGGGTGTGCAGGTACTCGACGAACTGCGCGTTGGGTTCCACCATGTCGAGGGTGTCGCCCTCGCGCATGTGCGCGGCGATCGCGCGGGACACCGGCCCGGTTCCGGACCCGGCCTCCAGGATCGTGATGGGAGCGGCCGGATCCGTCCGGTCGTCGACGAACCGGTTCAGGGCATGGGCCAGCGCGGGGCCGCTGGGGGCCACCGCGCCGGTGGCGCGGAAGGTCTGGAAGGCCTGGCGGATGAACAGTCCGGCGTCGCGCAGCCGGCGGTCGGGGCGCAGGGGTTCGGAAGAACTCTGTGTCGCTGCCATGCCTGCACGCTACTGCCTGGCGGTTAAGGCGGCGGTCAGCCGACCGGACGTGTCAGGCCGAGCGCGCTGCGCAGCGCGGCGACGACCGGCTCCTCGGCCTGCCGGCACACCGGCAGCAGCGCGCCCAGGCCGAACATGCCGTGGAACCCGCCGTTGACCCGCGTGGTGGTCGCGGGGACGCCCGCGGCGGCCAGGGCGCGGGCGTAGTCCTCGCCCTCGTCGCGCAGCGGATCGAAGTCGGCGGTCACCACCAGGGCCGGGGGCAGCCCCGCCAGGTCGGCGGCGCGGATGGGCGAGGCGCGGAAGTCGGACCCCTCGCCGGGCTCGTTCAGGTACTGCTCGGCGAACCAGCGCATGCCCTCGGAGGTCAGGAAGTAGCCCTCGCCGTTGGAGACGCGCGAACCGTAGGGGGTGTCCCCGGCCACCGGGTAGCCCGAGAGGTCGGTGACGGGGTAGACCAGCGCCTGGAAGGCGATCTCGGGCCCGCCCCCGTCGCGGGTCATCAGGGCGACGGCCGCCGCGAGGCCGCCGCCGGCGCTGTCACCGGCCACGGCCAGCCGGGCGGGGTCGGCGCCCAGTTCGGCCGCGTTGTCGGCGACCCAGCGCGTGGCGGCGAACGCGTCGTCGACCGCGGCGGGGAAGCGGTGCTCGGGGGCGAGCCGGTAGTCCACCGCGACCACCGTCGCGCCGGTCTCGGCGGCGAGCAGCCGGGCGATGTGGTCGTGGGTCTCGAGGTCGCCGACGACGTAGCCGCCGCCGTGGAAGTAGACCACGCACGGCAGGGCCGGCCCTGCCGGAGCCGGGTGGTAGTGCCGCACCGGGACCTCGCCGGCCGGGCCGGGGACGGCGAGGTCGCGCACCAGCGCGATGTCCGGGGCATCGATGGGGACGCGTTCGGCGCGCGCGGCCCGCAGCCGGGCGACGTCCACGTCCGCGTCACCGGCCTGGGGCCCGCTCGACGTCAGCGAGTCGATGAAGCGACGGGTCGATGGGTGCAGCGTCATGGACCGCTTACCTCCGGAGGGGACGACCGAGAATCGAGCAGCGTTCGGTTCGGACCATAGCCGCTCCTCCCCGCCCCCGCCAGGAACGGGCGGACCGGTGCGCGCGGACGGCCGGCGGGTAGCATTCGGCGGTATGAGCGACCAGCCCGCGCGCACCCGCACAGCCCTGATCACCGGAGCCTCCAGCGGAATCGGCGAGGAGTACGCCCGCCAGCTCGCCCGGCGCGGATTCGCGCTGGTCCTCGTGGCCCGCAGGGCCGAGCTGATCGACGGGCTCGCCGCCGAGCTGAGCGAGCGGCACGGCGTGGCCGTGGAGCCGCTGGTCGCCGACCTCACCGACGACGCCGATTTGGCGACGGTCGAGGAGCGCCTGCGCGTCGCCGACGGCGGCGGGCTCACCCCGATCGACCTGCTGGTGAACAACGCGGGCCGCGGTGGCGGCGGTTCGTTCGCCCGGCAGGACACCGACGCCATCGACGACACGATCGAGCTGAACGTGCGCGCGCTGGTGCGGCTCACCCGCGCGGTGCTGCCCGCCCAGATCGAGCGCAGGAAGCAGGGGACCGCCGCCGACCACCCGATGGGCGTGCTCAACGTGGCGTCGATGGCCGGGCTGATGCCGGCCGCGCCGGGCGGTGCGATCTACGCGGCGACGAAGGCGTTCGTGGTCTCCTTCACCGAGAGTGTGGCCGCCGAGGTGCGGCGGCACGGCCTGCGCGTCAGCGCGGTGCTGCCCGGCTACGTGCGGACCGAGATGACCAGTGAACTGCAGGAGAGCGGGATGCCCGGCATCGCGTTCGTCGCCAAGGACCGCGTCGTCACCGACTCCCTGCGCGCGTGGGCCGCGGGCGCGCCCAGCGTCATCCCCGGGGCCCGGTACAAGGCCGCGGGCGGTCTGCTCCGGGTCGTTCCGCGCGGCCTCTTCCGCGGCCTCGCGGGCCGGAGGGGCTGACTGATGTTCGACGTTCGCGTTCGTGCAGGGGGCCGGCTGCCGCAGTGCGCGTAGCGTCGGCGGCACAGCAGGTCCGGATCCTGGAGATTGCGCCTCACCCTGTGAACGCAGCGGTCGGAGTCCGATGCGGCCTTCGCGAGGGAAGCGGCGAAACGTCACCGACCTCTCCCCGGCTGTTTCCCCGGCAGGTCACGAACGGGTCCGGCGGACACCTAGGCTAGGAGGGCACGTCATCGAGGAAAGTGATCATGAAGACCTTCGAAGAGCTGTTCGCCGAGCTGTCCGAGAAGGCCAGCACCCGCCCCGAGGGCTCCGGGACGGTCGCGGCCCTTGACGCGGGCGTGCACGCCATCGGCAAGAAGGTCGTCGAGGAGGCCGCCGAGGTCTGGATGGCCGCCGAGTACGAGTCGGACGAGCGCACCGCCGAGGAGATCTCGCAGCTCCTCTACCACCTCCAGGTGCTGATGCTGGCGCGCGGTCTGCGCACGGAGGACGTCTACAAGCATCTGTAGGTCGGTTCCGGGCCAGCCGTCCGAACCGGCCGTGCCGTCGACGTCCGTACAGACACGCTCGCAGTCGATGAGTAGAGGAAACACCTCCCATGCCTGATCAGCTCCGCATCGCCGTGCCCAACAAGGGCCAGCTCTCCGAACCCGCCGGCGCCATGCTGCACGAGGCCGGCTACCGCCAGCGCAAGGACTCCCGCGACCTCGTCCTCGTGGACCCCGAGAACGGGACCGAGTTCTTCTTCCTGCGCCCCCGCGACATCGCCGTCTACGTCGGCGAGGGGATCCTGCAGGCCGGCATCACCGGCCGCGACATGCTGCTCGACTCCGGCGCCGCGGTCGAGGAGGTCCTGCCGCTGGGCTTCGGCGGCTCCACGTTCCGCTTCGCCGCCCGCGGCGGCGCCGGGATGAAGGTCGAGGACCTCGCGGGCAAGCGCATCGCCACCTCCTTCGCCGGCCTGCTCAAGGGCTACCTGGCCGAGCGCGGCGTCGATGCCAGGGTCATCCACCTCGACGGCGCGGTGGAGAGCGCGATCCAGTTGGGCGTGGCCGACGCCGTCGCCGACGTCGTCTCCACGGGAACCACGCTGCGCAACGCCGGACTGGAGATCTTCGGCGACCCGATCCTGGAGTCCGAGGCCGTCGTCATCCGGCAGGAGGGCGCCGGGGACGACCCCAAGATCGAGCAGCTGCTGCGCCGGCTGCGCGGGGTCCTCGTCGCGCGCGACTACGTGATGATGGACTACGACGTGCACGCCGAGCGCCTGGACGACGCCGTCGCGCTCACCCCCGGCATGGAGGGACCCACGGTCTCGCCGCTGCACAGGGAGGGCTGGGTGGCCGTGCGCGCCATGGTTCCGCGCCGCACCGCGCAGGCGATCATGGACGACCTGTGGGAGATCGGCGCTCGCGCCATCCTGGTCACCGACATCTACGCCTGCCGCCTGTAGCTGCGGCTTTCGCAACCGCCGAGGTCCGCCGTAGGAATGCGTCCCACCCAGCCGCCGCCCGGTACCGAGCCCGTCGTCGTCGCGC
This sequence is a window from Spinactinospora alkalitolerans. Protein-coding genes within it:
- a CDS encoding phosphoribosyl-ATP diphosphatase, which codes for MKTFEELFAELSEKASTRPEGSGTVAALDAGVHAIGKKVVEEAAEVWMAAEYESDERTAEEISQLLYHLQVLMLARGLRTEDVYKHL
- the hisG gene encoding ATP phosphoribosyltransferase, with the protein product MPDQLRIAVPNKGQLSEPAGAMLHEAGYRQRKDSRDLVLVDPENGTEFFFLRPRDIAVYVGEGILQAGITGRDMLLDSGAAVEEVLPLGFGGSTFRFAARGGAGMKVEDLAGKRIATSFAGLLKGYLAERGVDARVIHLDGAVESAIQLGVADAVADVVSTGTTLRNAGLEIFGDPILESEAVVIRQEGAGDDPKIEQLLRRLRGVLVARDYVMMDYDVHAERLDDAVALTPGMEGPTVSPLHREGWVAVRAMVPRRTAQAIMDDLWEIGARAILVTDIYACRL